From one Mycobacterium colombiense CECT 3035 genomic stretch:
- a CDS encoding FAD-binding dehydrogenase, whose translation MSDSSVAGFGADAIVVGAGLAGLVAACELVDRGLRVLIVDQENSANLGGQAFWSFGGLFFVDSPEQRRLGIRDSHELALQDWLGTAAFDRPEDYWPRQWAHAYVDFAAGEKRSWLKSRGLKLFPLVGWAERGGYDAQGHGNSVPRFHITWGTGPALVEIFARQLRDRSSVRFAHRHQVDELIVEGEAVTGVRGTVLEPSATPRGVASSRKSMGQFEFRADAVIVTSGGIGANHELVRKNWPKRMGRVPEQLLSGVPAHVDGRMIAIAQRAGARVINPDRMWHYTEGITNYDPIWPLHGIRIIPGPSSLWLDASGRRLPVPLYPGFDTLGTLEYITKSGFDYTWFVLNAKIIEKEFALSGQEQNPDLTGQSVRELLRNRARSGPPGPVQAFVDRGVDFVSANSLRELVTAMNKLPDVQPLDYATVEAEVTARDREVANKFSKDGQITAIRAARNYLGDRLGRVVAPHRLTDPKAGPMIAVKLHILTRKTLGGIETDLASRVLKADGTPLSGLYAAGEVAGFGGGGVHGYRALEGTFLGGCIFSGRAAGRGAADDIT comes from the coding sequence ATGAGCGATTCTTCGGTTGCGGGGTTCGGCGCTGATGCCATCGTCGTCGGGGCGGGCCTGGCCGGCCTGGTCGCCGCCTGCGAACTGGTGGATCGCGGCTTGCGGGTACTCATCGTCGATCAGGAGAACAGCGCCAACCTGGGCGGGCAGGCCTTCTGGTCCTTCGGCGGCCTGTTCTTCGTCGACAGCCCCGAGCAGCGCCGGTTGGGTATCCGCGACAGCCATGAACTCGCGTTGCAGGACTGGCTCGGCACGGCGGCCTTCGACCGTCCGGAGGACTACTGGCCACGCCAATGGGCGCACGCCTACGTCGATTTCGCCGCCGGGGAGAAACGCAGCTGGCTGAAGTCGCGGGGGCTCAAGCTCTTCCCGCTGGTGGGCTGGGCGGAGCGCGGTGGTTATGACGCACAGGGACATGGCAATTCGGTTCCCCGCTTCCACATCACGTGGGGTACCGGCCCCGCGCTGGTCGAGATCTTCGCCCGTCAACTGCGGGACCGTTCGTCGGTGCGGTTTGCGCACCGCCACCAGGTCGACGAGCTGATCGTCGAGGGCGAGGCGGTGACCGGCGTCCGGGGCACCGTGCTGGAACCCTCGGCCACGCCCAGGGGAGTCGCGTCATCTCGGAAATCGATGGGGCAGTTCGAATTTCGCGCCGATGCGGTGATCGTGACCAGCGGCGGCATCGGCGCCAATCACGAACTGGTGCGCAAGAATTGGCCGAAGCGCATGGGCCGTGTCCCCGAGCAACTGCTGAGCGGGGTGCCGGCCCACGTCGACGGCCGGATGATCGCCATCGCGCAGCGGGCCGGGGCGCGGGTGATCAACCCCGATCGGATGTGGCACTACACCGAGGGCATCACCAACTACGACCCGATCTGGCCGCTGCACGGGATCCGGATCATTCCGGGTCCGTCGTCGCTGTGGCTGGACGCGAGCGGCAGGCGGTTGCCGGTCCCGCTCTACCCGGGTTTCGACACACTGGGCACCTTGGAGTACATCACCAAATCCGGGTTCGACTACACGTGGTTTGTGTTGAACGCCAAGATTATTGAGAAGGAATTCGCGCTGTCCGGCCAGGAGCAGAATCCCGACCTGACCGGCCAAAGCGTCCGCGAGCTGTTGCGGAACCGGGCGCGCTCCGGCCCGCCGGGGCCGGTGCAGGCGTTCGTCGACCGGGGGGTGGACTTCGTCAGTGCCAACTCGCTGCGCGAGCTGGTGACCGCGATGAACAAGCTGCCCGACGTGCAACCGCTGGACTACGCGACGGTGGAAGCCGAGGTCACCGCCCGGGATCGGGAGGTGGCCAACAAGTTCAGCAAGGACGGGCAGATCACGGCGATCCGCGCGGCCCGCAACTATCTGGGCGACCGGCTGGGCCGGGTGGTGGCGCCGCACCGGCTGACCGATCCGAAGGCGGGCCCGATGATCGCGGTCAAGCTGCACATCCTGACCAGAAAGACGTTGGGCGGCATCGAAACCGACCTTGCCTCACGGGTGTTGAAGGCCGACGGCACGCCGCTGAGCGGTCTGTACGCCGCCGGCGAGGTGGCCGGGTTCGGCGGCGGTGGCGTGCACGGCTACCGGGCCCTAGAGGGCACCTTTCTGGGTGGGTGCATCTTCTCCGGGCGCGCCGCGGGGCGCGGTGCCGCAGACGACATCACCTAG
- a CDS encoding DUF2334 domain-containing protein, whose translation MSGKLIVSVSGIGERTLPDVEAFCAKMDARKVPVSLLVAPRLSGDYRLDHDPQTVEWLTTRRAGGDAIVLHGYDDAATKKRRGEFAILRAHEANLRLMAADRVLEHLGLRTRLFAAPGWVVSPGVVKALPDNGFRLLADLHGITDLVRHNTVRARVLGIGEGFLTEPWWCRMVVLSAERIARRGGVVRVAVAARHLRKPGPLQAMVDAVDLALMHACTPTVYRWEPAKAVLDAA comes from the coding sequence GTGTCTGGAAAATTGATCGTCTCGGTCTCGGGGATCGGTGAACGGACCCTTCCCGACGTCGAGGCGTTCTGCGCGAAAATGGATGCCCGCAAGGTGCCGGTGTCATTGCTGGTGGCTCCCCGCCTGTCCGGCGACTATCGGCTCGACCACGACCCGCAAACCGTCGAATGGCTGACCACACGTCGCGCCGGCGGTGACGCCATCGTGCTGCACGGCTACGACGACGCCGCCACCAAGAAGCGCCGCGGCGAATTCGCGATCCTGCGGGCGCACGAGGCAAATCTGCGGTTGATGGCCGCCGACCGGGTGCTCGAGCACCTCGGGTTGCGTACCCGGCTGTTCGCGGCGCCCGGCTGGGTGGTGTCACCCGGTGTTGTCAAGGCGTTGCCGGACAACGGATTCCGGTTGCTGGCCGATCTCCACGGGATCACCGACCTGGTCCGGCACAACACCGTCCGCGCGCGCGTCCTCGGCATCGGCGAAGGCTTCCTCACCGAGCCGTGGTGGTGCCGGATGGTGGTGCTGTCCGCCGAGCGGATCGCTCGCCGCGGCGGCGTCGTGCGGGTTGCCGTTGCGGCCCGTCACCTCCGCAAGCCCGGGCCGCTACAAGCCATGGTGGACGCGGTCGACCTGGCCTTGATGCATGCCTGCACACCCACCGTGTATCGCTGGGAGCCGGCCAAAGCGGTGCTCGACGCCGCCTGA
- a CDS encoding DHA2 family efflux MFS transporter permease subunit, translating to MLSNAMDEASYAAAKTPLPHATTGQPGVEEREYPDKLDTALLRISGVCILATVMAILDVTVVSVAQRTFIDQFASSQAVVAWTMTGYTLALATVIPITGWAADRFGTKRLFMGSVVAFILGSLLCAVAANILQLIVFRVVQGVGGGMLLPLGFMILTREAGPRRLGRLMSILSIPMLLAPIGGPILGGWLIDTSSWRWIFLINVPIGFLTIALAAIIFPRDHPARSETFDAVGVLLLSPGLAMFLFAVSSIPGRGTVADRHVAVPAAIGLSLIAGFVAHAWRHADHPLIDLRLFRNPVLTHANVTMLVFAGAFFGAGLLLPSYFQQVLHQTPMQAGVHMIPQGLGAMLTMRLTGPLVDRQGPGKIVLVGIALITAGLSAFAYGVATQSHYLPLLLVGLAIMGLGMGCTMMPLSVASVQALAPHQIARGTTLMSVSHQVGGSMGTALMSMILTNQFNRSPDIVAANKLAALHQKAAADGVPVDPAAIPRQSLDPGFLSNVVHDLSHAYTAVFVIAVVLVVCTFIPASFLPKKPASETACE from the coding sequence ATGCTAAGCAACGCCATGGATGAGGCCTCGTACGCAGCGGCCAAAACGCCGCTGCCCCACGCCACTACCGGGCAGCCGGGCGTCGAGGAACGGGAATATCCCGACAAGCTCGATACCGCGCTGTTGCGGATCTCCGGCGTGTGCATCCTGGCCACCGTCATGGCGATCCTGGACGTCACCGTCGTCAGCGTCGCGCAACGCACCTTCATCGACCAATTCGCGTCCTCGCAGGCCGTCGTGGCCTGGACGATGACCGGCTACACACTGGCCCTGGCGACCGTGATCCCGATAACCGGGTGGGCGGCGGACCGGTTCGGCACCAAACGGCTCTTCATGGGCTCCGTGGTGGCGTTCATCTTGGGCTCGCTGCTGTGCGCTGTTGCCGCAAATATCCTGCAGCTCATCGTCTTTCGCGTGGTGCAGGGCGTCGGCGGTGGCATGCTGCTGCCGCTGGGGTTCATGATCCTGACCCGCGAAGCGGGTCCGCGACGGCTCGGGCGCCTGATGTCGATCCTGAGCATCCCGATGCTGCTCGCGCCGATCGGCGGGCCGATCCTGGGCGGCTGGCTGATCGACACCTCGAGTTGGCGGTGGATCTTTCTGATCAATGTGCCGATCGGGTTTCTCACCATCGCGCTGGCAGCCATCATCTTCCCGCGGGATCACCCGGCGCGATCGGAGACCTTCGACGCCGTCGGCGTACTCCTGCTCTCGCCGGGACTGGCGATGTTCTTGTTCGCGGTGTCGTCCATCCCCGGCCGCGGCACCGTGGCCGACCGCCACGTGGCGGTACCGGCGGCGATCGGGCTTTCGCTGATCGCGGGCTTCGTCGCGCACGCCTGGCGCCACGCCGACCACCCGCTGATCGACCTGCGGCTGTTCCGCAACCCGGTGCTCACGCACGCCAACGTGACGATGCTGGTGTTCGCCGGCGCATTTTTCGGCGCCGGCCTGCTGCTCCCGAGCTATTTCCAGCAGGTGCTGCACCAGACGCCGATGCAGGCGGGCGTGCACATGATCCCGCAGGGGCTGGGCGCCATGCTGACGATGCGCCTCACCGGACCGCTGGTGGACAGGCAGGGCCCCGGCAAGATCGTGCTGGTCGGGATCGCGCTGATCACCGCCGGCCTGAGCGCCTTCGCCTACGGGGTGGCCACCCAGTCCCACTACCTGCCCCTCCTGCTGGTCGGGCTGGCGATCATGGGCCTGGGCATGGGCTGCACGATGATGCCGCTGTCGGTCGCCTCCGTGCAGGCGCTGGCGCCCCACCAGATCGCCCGCGGCACGACGCTGATGAGCGTCAGCCACCAGGTGGGCGGCTCGATGGGAACCGCGCTGATGTCGATGATCCTGACGAACCAGTTCAATCGGAGCCCCGACATCGTCGCAGCAAACAAGCTCGCCGCCCTGCATCAGAAGGCGGCGGCCGATGGAGTGCCGGTCGATCCGGCGGCGATACCCCGCCAGTCGCTCGACCCCGGATTTCTGAGCAATGTTGTGCACGATCTTTCGCACGCCTATACCGCGGTATTTGTGATTGCCGTCGTGCTGGTGGTGTGCACTTTCATTCCGGCATCGTTTTTGCCGAAAAAGCCCGCAAGCGAAACGGCCTGCGAATAA
- a CDS encoding DHA2 family efflux MFS transporter permease subunit has protein sequence MLSGAMQKTRSAAFSVPLPSAPGSSLHADEYPDKLDAALFRIAGVCGLACIMAVLDSTVVAVAQRTFIAQFGSTQAIVSWTIAGYMLAFATVIPITGWAADRFGTKRLFMGSVLIFTLGSLLCAVAPNILLLILFRVIQGVGGGMLLPLSFVILTREAGPKRVGRLMAVGGIPILLGPIGGPILGGWLIGAYGWKWIFLVNLPIGLTAFALAAVMFPKDRSAPSEALDITGALLLSPGVAIFLCGVCSIPGRHTIADRYVLVPALLGLVLIAAFILHAWYRTDHPLIDLRLFRNPVVTQVNVTLLVFGAASVGIGLLVPSFFQIVGHETPMQSGLHMLPIGIGAVLTMPLGGAFMDKRGPGNIVLIGLPLMTVGLGVFTYGVARQAAYSPVLVTGLAIMGLGIGLTTTPLSAALMQALAPHQVARGTTLISVNQQVGGSIGAALMAVVLTNQFNRNETLMAANEMGGVRPGAGKHGLPADPSALPRQPLAPDLASHVSHHLAHAYTAVFVLAVVLVAFTIIPASFLPKKPPSPPAGE, from the coding sequence ATGCTCAGCGGCGCCATGCAGAAGACCCGCTCCGCAGCTTTCAGCGTCCCGTTGCCCAGCGCTCCGGGATCGTCGCTGCACGCCGACGAATACCCCGACAAGCTGGACGCGGCGCTGTTCCGGATCGCCGGGGTGTGCGGGCTGGCGTGCATCATGGCGGTGCTGGACAGCACCGTGGTGGCCGTCGCGCAGCGCACCTTCATCGCGCAGTTCGGGTCCACCCAGGCCATCGTGTCGTGGACGATCGCCGGTTACATGCTCGCGTTCGCCACCGTGATCCCGATCACCGGTTGGGCGGCGGACCGGTTCGGCACCAAGCGCCTCTTCATGGGGTCGGTGCTGATCTTCACGCTGGGATCGCTGCTGTGCGCGGTCGCGCCGAACATCTTGCTGCTCATCCTGTTCCGGGTGATCCAGGGCGTCGGCGGCGGCATGCTGTTGCCGCTGAGCTTCGTGATCCTGACGCGCGAGGCGGGACCGAAGCGGGTTGGCCGCCTGATGGCGGTGGGCGGAATCCCGATCCTGCTGGGCCCCATCGGCGGCCCCATCCTGGGTGGCTGGCTCATCGGCGCCTACGGCTGGAAGTGGATCTTCCTGGTCAACCTGCCGATCGGGCTGACGGCCTTCGCGCTCGCGGCCGTCATGTTCCCGAAGGATCGTTCGGCCCCGTCGGAGGCGCTCGACATCACCGGCGCGCTGCTCCTGTCGCCGGGCGTGGCGATCTTCCTGTGCGGGGTGTGTTCCATCCCCGGGCGGCACACGATCGCCGACCGCTACGTGCTCGTTCCGGCCCTGCTCGGGCTGGTCCTGATCGCCGCGTTCATCCTGCACGCCTGGTATCGCACCGACCACCCCCTGATCGACCTGCGATTGTTCCGGAACCCGGTGGTCACCCAGGTCAACGTGACACTGCTGGTGTTCGGCGCCGCCTCTGTCGGCATTGGCCTGCTGGTGCCGAGTTTCTTCCAGATCGTCGGCCACGAGACGCCCATGCAGTCCGGTCTGCACATGCTGCCGATCGGGATCGGCGCGGTGCTGACCATGCCGCTCGGCGGGGCCTTCATGGACAAACGCGGGCCCGGCAACATCGTGCTGATCGGGCTGCCGCTCATGACGGTCGGGCTGGGTGTGTTCACCTACGGCGTGGCCAGGCAGGCCGCGTATTCACCGGTCTTGGTGACCGGGCTGGCCATCATGGGCCTGGGCATCGGGCTGACCACCACACCGCTGTCCGCGGCGCTCATGCAGGCACTCGCCCCGCATCAGGTTGCCCGCGGGACGACGCTGATCAGCGTGAACCAGCAGGTTGGTGGGTCGATCGGGGCCGCGCTCATGGCGGTGGTCCTGACCAACCAGTTCAATCGCAACGAGACCCTGATGGCGGCGAACGAGATGGGCGGCGTTCGCCCCGGCGCCGGTAAGCACGGCCTGCCCGCCGATCCGTCGGCCCTGCCGCGACAGCCGCTCGCCCCCGATCTGGCCAGCCACGTGTCACACCACCTGGCGCACGCGTATACCGCGGTGTTCGTGCTGGCCGTCGTGCTGGTGGCGTTCACCATCATCCCGGCATCGTTCCTGCCGAAGAAGCCGCCGAGCCCGCCGGCCGGCGAATAG
- a CDS encoding S9 family peptidase: MTDTHLDGSVPPVAKRVETRREHHGDVFVDPYEWLREKTNPEVISYLEAENAYVDQMTAHLEPLRQQIFDEIKARTKETDLSVPTRQGDWWYYARTYEGKQYRVQCRCPISGPDDWDPPTLDENTEIPGEQILLDSNAEAQGHEFFSLGAATVSLDGNLLAYSVDTLGDERYTLRFKDLSTGELFPDEIADIGAGATWAADNRTVYYLTLDDAHRPDKVWRYRVGSGEDAELVYHEDDEKYWLGVGLTRSQAYVFIASGSSITSEYRYADAADPQAQFTVVLPRREGFEYAVEHAVIGGQDRFLILHNDGAVNFTLTEAPVSDPAQQRTLIEHRDDVRLDAVDAFADLLVVSYRREALPRMQLWPINADGTYGQPEEISFDSELMTAGPAGNPNWVAPKLRIRAGSLVVPARVYDIDLATGERTLLREQPVLGDYRPEDYVERRDWAVADDGTRIPVSIVHRAGIEFPAPALLYGYGAYELCTDPSFSIARLSLLDRGMVFAIAHVRGGGEMGRLWYEHGKLLEKRNTFTDFIAVARHLVDTGVTRPQQLVALGGSAGGLLMGAVANLAPELFAGILAQVPFVDPLTTILDPSLPLTVTEWDEWGNPLADKDVYAYMKSYSPYENVEAKRYPAILAMTSLNDTRVYYVEPAKWVAALRHANGDGSQVLLKTQMNAGHGGVSGRYKGWEEAAFQYAWLLAAAGGDRDR; this comes from the coding sequence ATGACCGACACGCACCTGGACGGCTCGGTGCCGCCTGTCGCCAAGCGGGTGGAGACTCGGCGCGAGCACCACGGCGACGTCTTCGTCGACCCCTACGAGTGGCTGCGCGAAAAGACCAACCCCGAAGTCATCTCCTATCTCGAGGCGGAGAACGCCTACGTCGATCAGATGACCGCCCACCTCGAACCGCTGCGGCAGCAGATATTCGACGAGATCAAGGCGCGCACCAAGGAGACGGATCTTTCGGTGCCCACCCGGCAGGGCGACTGGTGGTACTACGCGCGCACCTACGAGGGTAAGCAATACCGCGTCCAATGCCGTTGTCCGATAAGCGGTCCCGACGACTGGGATCCGCCGACCCTGGACGAGAACACCGAGATCCCGGGCGAGCAGATCCTGCTCGACTCCAATGCCGAGGCGCAGGGGCACGAGTTCTTCTCCCTGGGCGCCGCGACGGTGAGCCTGGACGGAAACCTGCTCGCGTACTCGGTCGACACCCTCGGCGACGAGCGTTATACGTTGCGGTTCAAGGACTTAAGCACCGGCGAGTTGTTCCCCGACGAGATCGCCGATATCGGCGCGGGCGCGACGTGGGCCGCCGACAACCGCACCGTGTACTACCTGACCCTGGACGACGCGCACCGCCCCGACAAGGTGTGGCGGTATCGGGTGGGCTCCGGCGAAGATGCCGAGCTGGTCTACCACGAAGACGACGAAAAGTACTGGCTCGGCGTGGGACTCACGCGCAGCCAGGCGTACGTCTTCATCGCCTCGGGATCCTCGATCACCTCCGAGTACCGCTACGCCGACGCCGCCGACCCGCAGGCACAGTTCACGGTGGTGCTGCCGCGCCGCGAGGGCTTCGAGTATGCGGTGGAGCACGCGGTCATCGGCGGGCAGGACCGGTTCTTGATCCTGCACAACGACGGCGCCGTCAACTTCACCCTCACCGAGGCGCCGGTCAGCGATCCGGCACAGCAGCGCACGCTCATCGAGCACCGCGACGACGTCCGGCTCGACGCGGTGGACGCTTTCGCCGACCTCCTGGTCGTCAGCTACCGGCGCGAGGCGCTGCCCCGGATGCAGCTGTGGCCCATCAACGCCGACGGCACATATGGGCAGCCCGAAGAGATTTCGTTCGACTCCGAGCTGATGACCGCCGGCCCGGCCGGCAACCCCAACTGGGTGGCGCCCAAGCTGCGGATCCGGGCGGGATCGCTGGTCGTTCCGGCCCGGGTCTACGACATCGACCTCGCCACCGGCGAACGCACCCTGCTGCGCGAGCAGCCCGTCCTCGGCGACTACCGGCCCGAGGACTATGTGGAACGGCGCGACTGGGCGGTCGCCGACGACGGCACCCGGATCCCGGTGTCCATCGTGCATCGCGCCGGCATCGAATTCCCGGCGCCCGCATTGCTTTACGGTTACGGCGCCTACGAGCTGTGCACCGATCCGAGTTTCTCGATCGCCCGGCTGTCGCTGCTGGACCGCGGCATGGTGTTCGCCATCGCCCACGTGCGCGGCGGCGGCGAGATGGGCCGGCTGTGGTACGAGCACGGCAAGCTGTTGGAGAAGCGGAACACCTTCACCGACTTCATCGCGGTGGCACGGCATTTGGTGGATACCGGCGTGACGCGGCCGCAACAGCTGGTGGCGCTGGGGGGCAGCGCCGGCGGACTGCTGATGGGCGCGGTGGCCAACCTGGCGCCGGAACTCTTCGCCGGCATTCTCGCGCAGGTCCCGTTCGTCGACCCGCTCACCACCATCTTGGACCCCTCCCTGCCGCTCACCGTCACCGAGTGGGACGAGTGGGGAAATCCCTTGGCGGACAAGGACGTCTACGCCTACATGAAGTCCTACTCGCCGTACGAGAACGTCGAGGCCAAGCGGTATCCGGCGATCTTGGCCATGACGTCGCTGAACGACACGAGGGTCTACTACGTCGAGCCGGCCAAGTGGGTCGCGGCGCTGCGCCACGCCAACGGCGACGGCAGTCAGGTCCTGTTGAAGACCCAGATGAACGCCGGGCACGGTGGGGTCAGCGGCCGCTACAAGGGCTGGGAGGAAGCCGCCTTCCAATACGCGTGGCTGTTGGCGGCCGCCGGGGGCGACCGCGACCGGTGA
- a CDS encoding phosphoribosylaminoimidazolesuccinocarboxamide synthase: protein MPALSDYQHLASGKVRELYRVDDEHLLLVASDRISAYDFVLDSTIPDKGRILTAMSVFFFGLVDAPNHLAGPPDDPRIPDEVLGRALVVRQLEMVPVECVARGYLTGSGLLDYQATGTVCGITLPPGLVEASRFAEPLFTPATKAALGDHDENIPFARVIEMVGAVRANQLRDRTLQIYVQAADHALRKGIIIADTKFEFGTDRDGNLLLADEIFTPDSSRYWPADEYQVGVVQNSFDKQFVRNWLTGPESGWDRHGSQPPPPLPQHIIDATRDRYIEAYERISGRSFNDWIGPNA, encoded by the coding sequence ATGCCTGCACTGTCCGACTACCAGCATCTGGCCAGCGGCAAGGTCCGCGAGCTGTACCGCGTCGATGACGAGCACCTGCTGCTCGTCGCCTCCGACCGGATCTCGGCGTATGACTTCGTCCTGGACAGCACCATCCCGGACAAGGGCCGCATCCTCACCGCGATGAGCGTCTTCTTCTTCGGCCTCGTCGACGCGCCCAACCATCTGGCCGGGCCCCCGGACGACCCACGCATCCCCGACGAGGTGCTTGGCCGCGCGCTGGTGGTGCGCCAGCTGGAGATGGTTCCGGTCGAATGCGTGGCACGCGGCTACCTGACCGGGTCGGGATTGCTGGACTACCAGGCGACCGGAACGGTCTGCGGCATCACGCTGCCACCGGGGCTCGTCGAAGCCAGCAGGTTCGCCGAACCGCTGTTCACCCCCGCGACAAAAGCCGCGCTGGGCGACCACGACGAGAACATCCCCTTCGCCCGGGTCATCGAGATGGTCGGTGCCGTGCGGGCCAACCAATTGCGTGACCGCACATTACAAATCTATGTGCAGGCCGCCGATCACGCGCTCCGGAAAGGAATCATCATCGCGGACACCAAATTCGAGTTCGGCACCGATCGCGACGGCAACCTGCTGCTCGCCGACGAGATCTTCACGCCGGATTCGTCGCGGTACTGGCCGGCCGACGAGTACCAGGTCGGCGTCGTCCAGAACAGCTTCGACAAGCAGTTCGTCCGCAACTGGCTGACCGGGCCCGAGTCCGGCTGGGACCGCCACGGCTCACAACCCCCGCCGCCCCTGCCGCAGCACATCATCGACGCCACCCGCGACCGCTATATCGAGGCGTACGAACGCATTTCCGGCCGCAGCTTCAACGACTGGATCGGCCCCAACGCATGA
- a CDS encoding tellurite resistance/C4-dicarboxylate transporter family protein — MTIRFADVEPSPDVFAAVMATGILSVGAHDHGYPLISDTMGVIATVGLVFLIALVLAKAAIPGQTLRWDLTDPDVTLRLITFVAACAVIDARLSSKVWVARVLGVVALAAWLVLILLSARNMLAHRWTELRDRAHGPWQLASVGTSGLAIVIARAARQTGHHWWLAVAVAGWVAALCIYGLMTSLTMWRVVNERQDRDGFEPDTWILMGGMAIATLAGDTIHTVAPAWLAGPVRAVSIVTWVTATLWIPPLIYFALHRIRRHPNMLQFTGVWWAFVFPLGMYSAASFAMAVELGRHPLLTVSLVFFWDALAAWLIVVVAGVLMLARALLLAPAQRDSGRP; from the coding sequence GTGACGATCCGGTTCGCCGATGTCGAGCCCTCACCCGATGTGTTCGCCGCGGTGATGGCAACGGGAATCTTGTCGGTCGGGGCGCACGATCACGGGTACCCGTTGATCAGCGACACGATGGGTGTCATCGCCACTGTCGGGCTGGTGTTTCTCATTGCCCTGGTCCTCGCGAAGGCCGCCATCCCCGGCCAGACGTTGCGATGGGATCTGACCGATCCCGACGTCACCCTGCGCCTGATCACCTTCGTCGCCGCCTGCGCGGTGATCGACGCGCGCCTGTCGTCCAAGGTGTGGGTGGCGCGGGTGCTCGGTGTGGTCGCGCTGGCAGCCTGGCTGGTGCTGATCCTGCTCAGCGCGCGAAACATGTTGGCGCATCGGTGGACGGAGCTGCGCGACCGCGCCCACGGCCCCTGGCAGCTGGCCAGCGTCGGCACTTCCGGCTTGGCGATCGTGATCGCCCGGGCGGCCCGGCAGACCGGCCATCACTGGTGGCTGGCGGTGGCCGTGGCCGGGTGGGTGGCGGCGCTGTGCATCTACGGCCTGATGACGTCGCTGACCATGTGGCGTGTCGTCAACGAACGCCAGGACCGCGACGGCTTCGAACCGGACACCTGGATCCTGATGGGCGGCATGGCGATCGCGACGCTGGCCGGCGACACCATCCACACCGTGGCCCCCGCCTGGCTGGCCGGGCCGGTGCGCGCGGTCAGCATCGTGACCTGGGTGACGGCCACCCTGTGGATACCGCCGCTGATCTACTTTGCGCTGCACCGCATCCGGCGCCATCCCAACATGCTGCAATTCACCGGTGTGTGGTGGGCGTTCGTGTTCCCGCTGGGCATGTACTCCGCGGCCAGTTTCGCCATGGCGGTCGAGCTGGGCCGGCACCCGCTGCTCACCGTTTCGCTGGTGTTCTTCTGGGATGCGTTGGCCGCGTGGCTCATTGTGGTGGTCGCCGGGGTGCTGATGCTGGCGCGGGCGCTGCTGCTAGCCCCCGCGCAACGCGATTCCGGCCGACCGTAG
- a CDS encoding cytochrome P450: MTLAGGLAEIDFTDLDNFAGGFPHDLFAIHRREAPVYWHAPTDNTPDGEGFWSVATYAETLEVLKDPVTYSSVTGGPRPYGGTLLQDLAIAGQVLNMMDDPRHSQIRRLVSSGLTPRMIRLVEDDLRTRARRLLDAVVPGEPFDFLVDIAAELPMQMICILLGVPESERHWLFEAIEPQFDFGGSRKASLSQLSVEEAGSRMYEYGQQLIAAKRADPTDDMLSVVANATLDDAAGSALSDLELYLFFSLLFSAGAETTRNAVAGGLLALANHPHQLRSLRGDLGALPTAVEEMVRWTSPSPSKRRTATRDVALCGQSIEAGQKIQIWEGSANRDAGVFDRADEFDITRKPNPHLGFGQGVHYCLGANLARLELRVLFEELLSRFGGVRVVRPVEWARSNRHTGIRHLVVELREAP; encoded by the coding sequence GTGACGCTGGCCGGCGGGCTCGCCGAGATCGACTTCACCGATCTGGACAACTTCGCAGGAGGATTTCCACACGATCTGTTCGCGATCCATCGCCGCGAGGCGCCGGTGTATTGGCATGCACCGACCGACAACACCCCGGACGGCGAAGGGTTCTGGTCGGTGGCCACCTACGCGGAAACGCTTGAGGTGCTTAAGGATCCGGTGACGTATTCGTCGGTCACCGGTGGCCCGCGGCCGTATGGCGGCACGCTGTTGCAGGACCTGGCCATCGCGGGTCAGGTGCTCAACATGATGGACGATCCGCGGCATTCACAGATCCGGCGGTTGGTCAGCTCGGGGCTGACGCCGCGAATGATCCGGCTGGTCGAGGACGACCTGCGGACCCGGGCCCGTCGGCTGCTGGACGCGGTGGTGCCGGGCGAGCCGTTCGACTTCCTGGTCGACATCGCCGCCGAATTGCCGATGCAGATGATCTGCATTCTGCTGGGAGTGCCTGAATCCGAACGGCATTGGTTGTTCGAGGCGATCGAGCCGCAATTCGATTTCGGTGGTTCACGCAAGGCGTCCCTGTCGCAGCTCTCCGTCGAAGAGGCCGGATCGCGGATGTATGAGTACGGTCAGCAGCTGATCGCGGCCAAGCGTGCAGACCCGACCGATGACATGTTGTCGGTGGTGGCCAACGCGACGCTTGATGACGCCGCCGGCTCCGCCCTGTCCGACCTCGAGCTGTACCTGTTCTTCAGCCTGCTGTTCAGCGCCGGCGCGGAGACCACCCGCAACGCGGTTGCGGGTGGTCTGCTGGCGCTGGCCAACCATCCGCACCAATTGCGGTCACTGCGCGGCGATCTGGGCGCGCTGCCCACGGCCGTCGAGGAGATGGTGCGGTGGACGTCGCCGTCGCCCTCCAAGCGGCGCACCGCCACCCGTGATGTCGCCCTTTGCGGCCAGTCGATCGAGGCGGGGCAGAAGATACAGATCTGGGAAGGCTCGGCCAATCGCGACGCCGGCGTGTTCGACCGCGCCGACGAATTCGATATCACCCGAAAACCCAATCCGCACTTGGGATTCGGCCAGGGCGTGCACTACTGTCTCGGTGCCAACCTGGCCCGGCTGGAGCTACGGGTGCTGTTCGAGGAGCTGCTGTCGCGGTTCGGTGGGGTGCGTGTCGTCCGTCCTGTCGAATGGGCTCGCAGCAACCGGCACACCGGCATTCGCCACCTCGTCGTGGAACTCCGCGAAGCGCCGTGA